From Candidatus Eremiobacteraceae bacterium, one genomic window encodes:
- a CDS encoding metallophosphoesterase family protein produces the protein MRLSGRVAALYDIHANLPALEAVLEEVRKADVEQIVIGGDVLPGPMPRETMATLFALDIPVRFVLGNGDREVLERLNGIESKTLPEQVREVITWTAEQLDPGHEHVLATWQRSVRAHVSEIGDVLFCHATPRNDTEIFTRRTPEERLVPIFGGLGVDIVVCGHTHMQFDRAIGDLRVLNAGSVGMPFGRPGAYWLLLGPDVQLRRTEYDLAAAAARVRATRYPQAEDFAASNIERPPTEEEVLDAWSSAELR, from the coding sequence GTGAGGCTCAGCGGTCGCGTCGCGGCCCTGTACGATATCCATGCCAATCTGCCCGCGCTCGAAGCGGTCCTCGAAGAAGTCCGAAAGGCCGACGTCGAGCAGATCGTCATCGGCGGTGATGTGCTTCCCGGTCCGATGCCGCGCGAGACGATGGCGACGCTCTTCGCGCTCGACATACCAGTACGATTCGTTCTAGGCAATGGCGACCGCGAAGTGCTCGAACGTTTGAACGGCATCGAGTCGAAGACGCTTCCCGAACAGGTACGCGAAGTCATAACCTGGACCGCGGAACAGCTGGACCCGGGTCACGAGCACGTGCTCGCGACGTGGCAGAGATCCGTCCGGGCGCACGTGTCGGAGATCGGCGATGTGCTCTTTTGTCACGCGACGCCTCGCAACGATACGGAGATCTTCACGCGCCGCACTCCTGAAGAACGGCTCGTTCCGATCTTCGGCGGGTTAGGGGTCGATATCGTCGTCTGCGGTCACACCCACATGCAGTTCGACCGCGCGATCGGAGACCTACGCGTTCTGAACGCCGGCAGCGTCGGGATGCCCTTCGGAAGGCCTGGTGCTTATTGGCTGCTCCTCGGCCCCGACGTGCAGCTCCGTCGCACGGAATACGATCTTGCGGCGGCGGCGGCACGCGTTCGAGCGACGCGGTACCCGCAAGCAGAGGACTTCGCCGCGAGTAATATCGAGCGGCCGCCGACGGAAGAAGAAGTGCTCGACGCGTGGAGCAGCGCCGAACTGCGCTAG